One bacterium DNA segment encodes these proteins:
- a CDS encoding FprA family A-type flavoprotein → MSEVFKAIKITDRIYWVGAIDWKIRDFHGYDTPRGSTYNAYLVMGEKIVLLDTVKAPFKAELLSRIASVVDPQDIDYIVSNHSEPDHTGCLKSVISEIKPKKVLASKMGKKALFSHYGIEVEAVSSGDSLDLGGVTLDFIETRMIHWPDSMVTYIPEEKALISQDAFGMHLATGERFAEQFDEALLRNESDKYYSNIVLPYSLIVKKVLKDLAGLGLDIELICPDHGPIWRGKEWVEKIIGWYSEYVDQKPTMKAVVIYDTMWGSTEILARSIAEGLIAGNASVKIINLHQSPRSEVATELLDAGALLVGSPTLNNGIFPTVADVMTYIKGLKPQNLIGTAFGSYGWSGESVGILEKNLDEMKVGRTQESIKIKYVPTNSDLMKCRELGLKVAADMAEKIE, encoded by the coding sequence ATGTCTGAAGTATTTAAGGCTATTAAAATTACAGACCGCATATACTGGGTTGGAGCGATAGACTGGAAGATTCGAGATTTCCACGGTTACGACACGCCTCGAGGCTCCACATACAATGCATATCTTGTGATGGGCGAAAAAATTGTTCTTTTAGATACAGTGAAAGCACCGTTCAAAGCAGAATTATTATCGCGGATAGCCTCGGTGGTCGATCCACAGGATATAGATTACATAGTCTCTAACCACTCCGAACCTGACCACACCGGTTGCCTTAAGTCAGTGATAAGTGAAATTAAACCAAAGAAAGTTCTTGCCTCTAAGATGGGGAAAAAGGCGCTTTTTTCTCATTATGGCATCGAAGTCGAAGCCGTTTCCAGTGGTGACTCGCTCGACCTCGGAGGCGTTACGTTAGATTTCATCGAGACGCGCATGATACACTGGCCGGACTCTATGGTAACCTATATCCCAGAGGAAAAAGCACTTATCTCTCAGGATGCTTTTGGGATGCATCTCGCGACTGGTGAGCGTTTCGCCGAGCAGTTCGATGAGGCTCTTCTACGCAACGAATCGGACAAATATTATTCTAATATTGTCTTGCCATATTCGCTGATAGTAAAAAAGGTTCTAAAGGACCTCGCTGGCCTCGGTCTTGACATAGAGCTTATATGCCCAGACCACGGCCCTATCTGGCGCGGCAAAGAGTGGGTAGAGAAAATCATTGGCTGGTATAGCGAGTATGTCGATCAGAAACCGACCATGAAAGCTGTCGTGATTTACGATACTATGTGGGGAAGCACGGAGATATTGGCGCGCTCGATTGCCGAGGGGCTTATTGCTGGCAACGCCTCGGTGAAGATTATCAACCTTCACCAGAGTCCACGAAGCGAGGTTGCCACAGAACTCCTTGATGCTGGTGCGCTGTTGGTCGGCTCGCCGACCCTTAACAACGGCATTTTCCCTACTGTTGCCGATGTGATGACATATATAAAGGGCTTAAAGCCGCAAAACCTTATCGGCACAGCATTCGGGAGCTACGGCTGGAGTGGTGAGTCGGTGGGCATTTTGGAGAAAAACCTCGACGAGATGAAGGTCGGGCGAACTCAGGAAAGCATAAAGATTAAATATGTCCCCACTAACAGCGACCTTATGAAGTGCCGTGAATTAGGCCTTAAGGTTGCTGCCGATATGGCCGAGAAAATCGAGTAG
- a CDS encoding S8 family serine peptidase produces the protein MRISILPIIAVIALAFSAISEDDPTRWAPGMVLIEVEQNEFGDPIIDNDGFVTTGWPELDLICRDLGIEQWQRIIPIAPNPEYRRRWHWVERWFQFYFDPDVTDVPTAVEALRDVKGVKIVEPNFRGSHCATPNDMFYLGHQWYVRKVGADRVWDFTQGDTTIILSAVDSGVDYIHEDLTNLIWQNLGEDLDGDGIVFIPGEGFDPDDIQQLPDSFPDSTWDTDGNGYIDDFIGYDFVTGVYTDAYRHPTDPLIKEDGLDYDNDPNDFRYNGHGTHCTGTMAAEANNHIGIAGITWHTQIMCLRAGYYSRDCNGYNQNDAVLRGLQYGVSMGCRIFNFSYGGDDSSHFVHAIIDTIVNDWGALITAAAGNDDTDLTHYPSAYPEVIAIAATNQSDQKTYFSNYSPTVDISSPGIDIGATVPTFYECPPAPCDMGWSSNFASGYADFQGTSMAAPVVAGCAALLWSFFPDSSNHWIRNRLEDYTDYIYDVHGNGSFEADSQLGTGRINVFKALAAGIFPSLTLTEVAFDDENANGRPEPDEEVVVTLTYENSNDPTWAAAVGVELTVTTEDTLIIMLDSMATIGTIPRGSNGSNDTDPIVFKMDPAYRYGHYVNFDVKLTTPDRYILMSTFRVMVGYPELLVASVDTTFTYINKVMGSLRWGGVPYDSVYIPEGLSTEIMNRHRAIIYLTGDVSGMDVLPGSIESDLETWLTAEGGRFLMLTGQDLPEMATPSWLTSNFGAQHEVDVVALSLVMNLKGVDGDIIGDGIEDNIAFGGGSAVNQRFMGSCSAIGDGIPMMYYDAGDLADSTCAVRYESPTGWKSMLLEFGIEGLSDSIRCTFLDRALNWANISYIWDVPEQPIKPYTLKLMPPFPNPFNSAVAIGFDIPEPAKVDIDIFDLSGRLVRNFSIPEAQSGPNIIRWDAKLENGDRLPTGTYLYRVSALGKHASSKIIYVK, from the coding sequence ATGCGAATTTCAATCCTCCCGATAATTGCAGTGATAGCTTTAGCCTTTTCTGCGATATCTGAAGACGACCCAACCCGCTGGGCGCCCGGTATGGTTCTCATCGAAGTCGAGCAAAACGAATTCGGAGACCCAATAATTGATAATGATGGTTTTGTTACAACGGGATGGCCGGAACTCGATCTTATCTGTAGAGACCTTGGAATCGAGCAATGGCAACGAATAATCCCTATAGCGCCGAACCCGGAATATCGCCGCCGTTGGCACTGGGTTGAGAGATGGTTCCAGTTCTATTTCGATCCCGACGTCACAGATGTTCCCACGGCAGTCGAAGCCTTAAGGGACGTCAAGGGTGTTAAGATAGTCGAGCCGAACTTTCGCGGTTCGCATTGCGCAACTCCCAACGATATGTTCTATTTAGGACACCAATGGTATGTCCGTAAGGTCGGCGCGGATAGGGTCTGGGATTTCACGCAGGGCGACACGACGATCATTCTTTCTGCGGTAGATTCGGGCGTCGATTATATCCATGAAGATCTGACGAATCTGATCTGGCAAAATTTGGGCGAAGACCTCGACGGCGACGGCATCGTTTTCATCCCCGGCGAGGGATTCGATCCCGACGATATTCAACAACTGCCGGACTCGTTCCCGGATTCGACATGGGACACCGACGGCAACGGCTATATCGACGATTTCATCGGCTACGATTTCGTTACTGGAGTTTATACCGACGCTTATCGCCATCCAACAGACCCATTAATTAAAGAGGACGGCCTCGATTACGATAATGATCCTAACGATTTCCGTTATAACGGCCACGGAACGCACTGCACCGGCACGATGGCCGCCGAGGCGAATAACCATATCGGTATCGCCGGAATTACATGGCATACGCAGATCATGTGTCTCCGCGCCGGTTATTACTCTCGCGATTGCAACGGCTACAACCAAAACGACGCCGTCCTTCGCGGCCTTCAATACGGCGTTTCTATGGGTTGTAGGATTTTCAATTTCAGCTATGGCGGCGACGACTCGAGCCATTTTGTCCACGCGATCATCGACACCATAGTCAACGACTGGGGTGCACTGATAACGGCGGCCGCCGGCAACGACGACACCGATTTAACACATTATCCTTCGGCATATCCGGAGGTTATCGCTATCGCGGCAACAAATCAATCGGACCAAAAGACCTATTTTTCAAATTATAGCCCGACGGTGGACATCTCCTCGCCGGGAATTGACATCGGCGCGACCGTGCCGACGTTTTATGAATGCCCTCCGGCGCCATGCGATATGGGATGGTCATCTAACTTCGCCTCGGGGTATGCAGATTTCCAGGGGACGAGCATGGCGGCACCGGTCGTCGCGGGTTGCGCGGCACTGCTCTGGAGTTTCTTCCCCGACAGTTCGAACCACTGGATTCGTAACCGTCTCGAAGATTACACCGACTACATTTACGACGTCCACGGAAATGGCTCTTTCGAGGCCGATTCGCAACTCGGCACCGGGCGGATCAATGTTTTCAAGGCTCTTGCCGCAGGTATATTCCCGTCGCTAACCCTCACCGAAGTTGCTTTCGACGATGAAAACGCCAATGGACGCCCCGAACCTGATGAAGAAGTGGTAGTCACTCTAACATACGAAAACAGCAACGACCCTACGTGGGCTGCCGCTGTTGGTGTCGAGTTGACTGTCACTACCGAAGACACCCTAATCATTATGCTCGACAGCATGGCAACAATTGGCACAATCCCACGCGGAAGCAATGGTTCAAACGATACCGATCCGATTGTTTTCAAGATGGACCCTGCATATCGTTATGGGCACTATGTCAATTTCGATGTTAAACTCACAACACCTGACCGTTACATTCTTATGTCGACGTTCCGGGTTATGGTAGGTTACCCCGAGCTTCTCGTAGCCTCGGTAGATACCACCTTTACATATATCAATAAAGTCATGGGCTCGCTTCGTTGGGGTGGAGTGCCTTATGATAGTGTTTATATCCCCGAAGGTCTTTCTACGGAGATTATGAACCGCCATCGTGCTATAATTTATCTCACCGGCGATGTTTCTGGTATGGATGTCCTCCCCGGATCAATCGAATCCGATCTTGAAACCTGGCTTACCGCTGAGGGGGGCAGGTTTCTCATGTTGACCGGGCAAGATCTTCCTGAGATGGCTACGCCTTCATGGCTTACGAGCAATTTTGGTGCTCAACATGAAGTCGATGTTGTGGCGTTATCTCTCGTTATGAACCTCAAAGGTGTCGATGGAGACATTATCGGTGATGGCATCGAGGATAACATAGCATTCGGCGGCGGTAGCGCAGTGAATCAACGATTTATGGGAAGCTGTAGCGCTATTGGCGATGGAATCCCCATGATGTATTATGATGCCGGCGATCTTGCGGATTCTACCTGCGCAGTGAGATATGAATCCCCAACTGGTTGGAAATCCATGCTTCTCGAGTTTGGAATTGAGGGTTTAAGCGATAGTATTCGTTGTACCTTCCTCGACAGAGCATTGAACTGGGCTAATATTTCATATATTTGGGATGTTCCCGAGCAACCGATTAAGCCTTATACTCTAAAACTTATGCCTCCGTTTCCGAATCCATTCAACAGCGCAGTGGCTATAGGTTTCGATATTCCCGAGCCAGCTAAGGTGGACATCGATA
- the kbl gene encoding glycine C-acetyltransferase, which produces MSYQFLKKRIEEELHQIKDDGFWKTERIITSGQGSEITISGGRKVLNFCSNNYLGLANHPRIKKAAIESIEKYSYGLSSVRFICGTLDIHRELERRLSEFLGMEDTILYVACFDANGGLFVPFYNSDDSAIITDTLNHASIIDGIRLTRGGKRFIFEHGNMEDLEKKLKQAECYRNKIIITDGVFSMDGDIAKLDEIAPLAEKYGALFAVDDSHATGVIGKTGRGTPEYRGVKVDVITSTLGKALGGGNGGFISGPKELVELLRQRSRPYLFSNSIAPATVGASLAVLDIITETTEFVDRLTENTKYFRNKISSLGLDVKPGNHPITPIMLPEDRLANQFADALLEEGIYAVGFYYPVVPKGKARVRVQISASHTKEHLDFAIEAFGKVGKKLGICV; this is translated from the coding sequence ATGTCTTATCAATTCCTGAAAAAAAGAATCGAAGAAGAACTCCACCAAATTAAAGATGATGGCTTCTGGAAAACCGAACGCATAATAACATCGGGCCAGGGGAGCGAAATAACAATCAGTGGTGGGCGCAAGGTGTTGAATTTCTGTTCTAATAACTATCTAGGTCTCGCAAATCACCCACGCATAAAAAAAGCAGCGATAGAGAGTATTGAAAAATATTCCTATGGCCTATCCTCTGTAAGATTCATTTGTGGAACCCTCGATATTCACCGAGAACTCGAGCGTCGCCTATCTGAATTTTTAGGAATGGAAGATACAATTCTATATGTTGCCTGCTTCGATGCCAATGGAGGCCTATTTGTTCCTTTTTATAACTCTGATGACTCAGCCATCATTACTGACACTCTGAATCATGCTAGTATTATCGATGGCATTCGCCTCACTCGCGGGGGCAAACGATTCATCTTCGAGCATGGCAATATGGAAGACCTCGAAAAAAAACTTAAACAGGCCGAATGTTACCGCAATAAAATCATTATCACCGATGGTGTCTTCTCAATGGATGGCGATATAGCTAAACTCGATGAAATCGCGCCATTGGCTGAGAAATATGGTGCTCTATTTGCTGTTGACGATTCGCATGCTACCGGCGTTATAGGAAAAACAGGAAGAGGCACACCCGAATATCGCGGTGTCAAGGTCGATGTTATTACATCGACGCTGGGCAAAGCGCTTGGGGGCGGTAACGGAGGTTTCATCAGTGGGCCCAAGGAGCTAGTAGAGCTTCTCAGGCAGAGATCGAGACCATACCTTTTCTCGAATTCGATTGCTCCTGCCACAGTCGGCGCAAGCTTGGCAGTCCTCGACATAATCACAGAAACCACCGAATTTGTCGATAGACTCACCGAAAATACTAAATATTTTAGGAATAAAATTTCCAGCCTGGGCCTCGATGTTAAACCGGGTAATCATCCAATTACACCTATAATGCTACCCGAAGACCGTCTCGCTAATCAGTTCGCCGATGCTCTCCTCGAAGAAGGTATTTATGCCGTCGGGTTTTATTACCCTGTAGTTCCTAAAGGCAAAGCTCGCGTTCGGGTGCAAATTTCCGCATCTCATACAAAAGAACATCTTGACTTCGCTATAGAAGCCTTTGGTAAGGTTGGTAAGAAACTCGGCATTTGCGTTTGA
- a CDS encoding T9SS type A sorting domain-containing protein, which produces MKKITILFLLTVLCFSSFAEINLREIHRIDINPVGAVDADGQVVYAGVGGALNVYNIYHKDFPQFISTIDDRSSLVKAIRIEGDILWVMWEKEGLQAFDITDRYSPRFIGELEGGLDQKFGKFTSMDIEGDLAFVSGENFLVSVDISDPLNPEVLNFATLNGAPLRIDYFNNRLYIAGGNLGLAALFVPDPKQFFLIGTQKGIYTTVKAYGSNVVYGRLDEPKPNEEKLFRDHLFTMPFRSPMVVDVCGDYLFAGGAANFSIYQMPPVGGNPRLIWDLPDMPTYDCALHGDVVYLANLHKGLSVFDIHTPSRPNEIGRLVTHDFPRRSLIHDYKMYVAAGVSGVLVYDIGNPDYPRLVDTLASDKLELVWDVVIEGDYIYILGARESISDNIFIEQYHLDGEFSAEYPIERVDRLDPIGEMVFDSGRIAISLGIGGIAVCDFTDNRISVRYMITDRSRQFCDLEFVGKNLIASDFHGGYHIFALDRGIPPTIGYIKTSDEGGNGIAVVSDYLLGADGPNGLVVIDISDPARPSLVGGYSTTWATDIAIDGDLAYLADGQGALKIFDISNLPIIDLVAELPSGGYWTGVMLDDGYLFGIDRYIGIHVYEIQKTVIAKGPAEKPLEAAFIDVFPNPFNSRVSISIDIPKRTEVDLAIYDISGRKVTTIIDDVLPAGRYNLAWRADDQASGTYFAVLRASGRELKKKLLLVK; this is translated from the coding sequence ATGAAGAAAATAACAATCCTGTTTTTACTCACAGTCCTTTGTTTCAGTTCGTTTGCTGAAATAAATCTCCGCGAGATTCATCGAATAGATATTAATCCAGTGGGTGCGGTCGATGCCGATGGTCAGGTTGTTTATGCCGGAGTCGGTGGGGCATTGAATGTTTATAACATTTACCACAAGGATTTTCCTCAGTTCATATCCACGATTGACGATAGGTCAAGCTTGGTGAAAGCTATTCGGATCGAAGGGGATATTCTTTGGGTTATGTGGGAAAAAGAGGGTCTTCAGGCTTTCGATATTACGGATAGGTATTCGCCAAGGTTTATTGGTGAGCTCGAAGGTGGCCTCGATCAAAAATTCGGGAAATTCACTTCGATGGACATCGAAGGCGACCTTGCATTCGTTTCTGGAGAGAATTTTTTGGTTTCCGTTGATATTTCCGATCCTTTGAATCCCGAAGTGCTGAATTTTGCTACTCTCAACGGTGCTCCTTTGAGGATAGATTATTTTAATAATCGCCTTTATATTGCAGGAGGCAATTTAGGCCTCGCAGCGCTTTTTGTTCCAGACCCAAAGCAGTTTTTTCTCATTGGGACCCAGAAGGGCATTTATACTACTGTAAAAGCCTACGGCTCGAATGTTGTTTATGGCCGGCTTGATGAGCCTAAACCCAATGAAGAGAAGCTTTTCCGGGATCACCTTTTCACAATGCCCTTTCGTTCGCCGATGGTTGTCGATGTTTGCGGGGATTATCTTTTTGCCGGAGGCGCCGCAAATTTCTCGATTTATCAAATGCCACCGGTTGGAGGAAATCCGCGCTTAATTTGGGATCTTCCGGACATGCCAACTTACGACTGCGCGCTTCATGGCGATGTTGTCTATTTAGCCAATCTTCATAAGGGCCTGTCTGTCTTTGATATTCATACTCCCTCTCGCCCGAACGAAATCGGTCGCCTTGTAACGCATGATTTCCCTAGAAGGAGCCTGATCCACGATTATAAAATGTATGTTGCTGCTGGTGTTTCCGGAGTTCTGGTTTATGATATTGGAAATCCAGACTATCCGCGCCTTGTCGATACGCTTGCTTCAGATAAGCTCGAACTTGTATGGGATGTCGTGATCGAGGGCGATTATATTTATATTCTTGGCGCGCGGGAAAGTATATCTGACAATATCTTTATTGAGCAATACCACCTCGACGGCGAATTCTCCGCAGAATACCCCATCGAGCGCGTCGATAGACTTGACCCCATCGGCGAGATGGTTTTTGACAGCGGGCGTATTGCTATAAGTCTCGGTATAGGCGGAATTGCAGTTTGTGATTTTACAGATAATAGAATCAGCGTTCGCTATATGATAACTGATCGCTCGCGCCAGTTTTGTGATCTCGAGTTTGTGGGAAAAAACCTCATAGCCTCCGATTTTCACGGCGGATACCACATTTTCGCGCTAGATAGAGGCATACCTCCAACAATAGGCTATATCAAGACAAGCGATGAGGGCGGCAACGGCATCGCTGTTGTCAGCGATTATTTGCTTGGTGCCGACGGCCCAAACGGACTGGTTGTTATCGATATTAGTGATCCTGCGCGCCCGAGTCTTGTAGGTGGTTATTCAACAACTTGGGCTACGGATATCGCTATTGACGGTGATCTGGCTTATCTGGCCGATGGTCAGGGCGCACTTAAGATTTTCGATATCAGCAATTTACCCATTATCGACCTAGTTGCGGAGCTACCCTCCGGCGGTTATTGGACTGGGGTCATGCTTGATGATGGTTATCTTTTTGGCATCGATCGCTATATTGGCATCCATGTTTATGAGATTCAGAAAACAGTTATCGCTAAAGGCCCGGCTGAGAAACCCCTCGAAGCGGCCTTTATTGACGTTTTTCCGAACCCGTTCAACTCGCGAGTCTCAATATCAATCGATATTCCGAAACGCACCGAAGTGGATCTTGCGATTTACGACATTTCTGGGCGCAAGGTCACAACTATAATTGACGATGTGCTTCCTGCAGGGCGTTACAATCTTGCTTGGCGTGCCGACGATCAGGCCTCGGGAACCTATTTCGCGGTTCTCCGCGCCAGCGGAAGAGAGCTTAAGAAGAAGCTTTTACTTGTTAAGTAG
- a CDS encoding rubredoxin, with protein sequence MTNALDLSALWNLSYGLYVVSSTDGTRNNGQIANAIIQVTAEPPKIAVALNKNTLTHSFIDKSHLLSISILDEETPMTMIGLFGFRSGRDTDKMSQCIHRLGNNGCPVVTDHTVSTIEGKVVDSLDVGTHTIFIAEIIGGKVLSNKKPMTYKYYHTVLKGKAQANAPTFRGDQKEKPKENKMKYVCDICSWEYDPETGDPDNGVAAGTAFEDIPDDWTCPVCGATKDQFTPA encoded by the coding sequence ATGACTAATGCACTAGACTTGAGCGCCCTTTGGAATCTGTCCTATGGCCTTTATGTGGTTTCCTCGACCGATGGGACGCGTAATAACGGCCAGATAGCCAACGCGATCATTCAGGTGACCGCCGAACCACCGAAAATCGCGGTAGCACTTAATAAAAATACCCTAACTCACTCGTTCATCGATAAATCGCACCTGCTTTCGATATCTATCCTCGACGAGGAAACACCGATGACTATGATCGGCCTCTTCGGTTTCCGATCCGGAAGGGACACCGACAAGATGTCGCAGTGCATCCATCGCCTAGGGAACAACGGTTGCCCAGTGGTCACCGACCACACAGTCTCAACTATCGAGGGCAAAGTTGTGGACTCCCTCGATGTCGGCACGCACACGATTTTCATCGCCGAGATTATCGGAGGGAAGGTGCTTTCTAACAAAAAACCAATGACTTACAAATATTACCACACTGTCCTCAAAGGCAAAGCACAGGCCAACGCACCGACCTTTAGAGGCGATCAAAAAGAAAAACCGAAGGAGAATAAGATGAAATATGTATGTGATATCTGCAGCTGGGAATACGACCCCGAGACCGGCGATCCTGACAACGGCGTTGCCGCAGGAACTGCATTCGAGGATATTCCGGACGACTGGACATGCCCGGTCTGCGGTGCGACCAAAGACCAGTTTACCCCAGCATGA
- a CDS encoding tautomerase family protein, translating into MEETAGKSKKYVMIDISCGENLFFGGNKGNCTFCDIRLLGELSKKQKNEITSQITCLVTEITDISADRIYVTFAEYDRDNWGWNSKTFGE; encoded by the coding sequence ATGGAAGAAACGGCTGGTAAAAGCAAAAAATATGTGATGATAGACATCTCCTGCGGCGAAAACCTCTTCTTCGGTGGGAATAAAGGAAATTGCACATTCTGCGATATTCGATTGCTTGGCGAGTTATCTAAAAAACAAAAAAACGAAATAACATCCCAAATAACCTGTCTAGTCACAGAAATCACTGACATAAGCGCGGATAGAATCTATGTTACTTTCGCCGAATATGACCGGGATAACTGGGGCTGGAACTCAAAAACCTTCGGAGAATAA